The DNA region AAGCATGCCACCCGACGGCGATGTCCCCGAGAGCCAGACGATCGTCGACCAAGGCTCCGTCTCGTTCTCTCAGTTCTCGGGGGGCGGCGACGGAGGCGGTGGCGGCGGTGGTGGTAGTGGTAGTGGAGGCGGCGGTGGAGGCGGCGAGGGCGGAGTAGCCTTACACGAACTCGGTGTGCCGTACCAGGCGCATTTCGTGGGATTAGGAGCTATCTTCGCCGTCCTGACATCTGTCGTCTACTCGTTCTTCTTCCTCAAGTACGCCGACAGTCCCGAACACACGGATCAGAGAGACAGGTGATAAAAGATGGGAAAGTACGGAGACATACAACGTTACGAACCGCCCAGAGAAAGCCTAATAGGGATGATCGCGATATCGGTTCTTACGCTGATCGAGTTCGTCCTCGTGGGCTTCTTCATCTGGGGAATAAGTTCAGGTGCAACGTCGGAGGCTGCAAACATCTTCCTCGGGGGAATACTCGCCTTCATCTTCATAGACCTCGCGTTTATGCTCATGGTCTACAAGATGGAGTTCCTCCCCGATGTCCTCGTTCTCAAGAAGAGGAGAAAGAAGTACGAGGACATCTGGACCGCCGAGGAAGACGTCGACGGAAGCAGTCTCCGTGACAGACTCGAAGAGGAGTTCAAGAAGTCGAGCTCACCCTTTGAGAGGAAGACATAATGAAACGAGAGAACCTACCCGACCACTCCGACTGGATACGTGACAAGGAGAAGGATCTGTCGACGTTCGAGAGTGGCTACCTGAGGAGTCTCGCGTACCTCGACAAACGCCTCGGGCTCGTCGACTACATGGAGACGATGGAGAACCTCTACTACAAGACGTATCTCCAGCTTCCGACTTCACACACACAGCAGTACGAGCTCGACAACAAGTTCTGGTACTGGTACCCGCTCTACGCGCTCGGAAGCTTCTCTATACTCGCGTACCTATTTGCCGCCGTAACCGGAGCGATACTCGGACTCTACTACGCACCGGGTGCCGAGGGTGCGACGGGCGCGGTCACGCAGGCGTACAGCTCGATAAGCTTCATAATGACCGATCTCAACTTCGGTCTCTTCCTCCGGTCGTTACACCGGTGGAGTGCCCAGATTATGGTCGCGGCGGTCTTCCTCCATATGCTCCGTGTCTACTTCACGGGTGCCTACAAGGAGCCGCGTGAGATCAACTGGCTCATCGGAATAATCCTGATATCGCTCACGTTGGTCTTCGGATACTCGGGATACCTTCTCCCGTGGGATCAGCTCTCTGTCTGGGCTTCACAGATCGGAGCCGAGATGGCGCTCTCGATACCCGTGATAGGTGAGTGGACCGCACAGCTTCTCTTCGGCGGATTCACGCCGTCGGGAAGCACACTCATGAGGATGTACATACTCCATGTCTTCATCCTCCCACTCGCCGTCACGGGTCTGATCGCCGTACACGTCTGGATCGTCTGGGTACAGGGAATAGCCGAGCCACACTGAGAGGTGAAACATAACATGGACAAAGACAAACAAGAAAACCAAACACAAGCCGACGA from Candidatus Afararchaeum irisae includes:
- a CDS encoding cytochrome bc complex cytochrome b subunit, with amino-acid sequence MKRENLPDHSDWIRDKEKDLSTFESGYLRSLAYLDKRLGLVDYMETMENLYYKTYLQLPTSHTQQYELDNKFWYWYPLYALGSFSILAYLFAAVTGAILGLYYAPGAEGATGAVTQAYSSISFIMTDLNFGLFLRSLHRWSAQIMVAAVFLHMLRVYFTGAYKEPREINWLIGIILISLTLVFGYSGYLLPWDQLSVWASQIGAEMALSIPVIGEWTAQLLFGGFTPSGSTLMRMYILHVFILPLAVTGLIAVHVWIVWVQGIAEPH